One genomic region from Thermoleptolyngbya sichuanensis A183 encodes:
- the codA gene encoding cytosine deaminase has product MPESASALLLRRGRLLHPDRPAELVDIAIEDGTITAIAPQLPPAAPHQTELALQEQIVSPPFVESHIHLDSAMTVGDPRWNQSGTLFEGIEIWRERKQSLTLEDVTERAIATLKQQAQQGVLFVRSHADVSEPTLTALKGLLAAREAVKDWMTLQVVAFPQDGVYGSPKNETLLEEALLMGADVVGGIPHYELTREDGVQSIHKIFELAVQYDRLIDVHCDEIDDEQSRFLEVIVANAIRTGMGDRVTASHTTAFHSYNNAYAFKLMGFLQRTCINFVANPLINITLQGRADTYPKRRGVTRVKELWQQGQNVSLGHDCVQDPWYPLGTGNMLDVASMAVHICQMTGVPEIDACYNMVTWNGAKTLHLEDQYGIAVGKPANLIVLDAGDRYDAIRRRATIRYVISRGRLIAQTEPPQPQWKL; this is encoded by the coding sequence ATGCCTGAATCTGCTTCTGCGTTGCTGTTGCGCCGGGGTCGGTTGCTGCATCCCGATCGCCCCGCTGAATTGGTCGATATTGCTATCGAAGACGGCACCATCACGGCGATCGCCCCACAACTCCCGCCCGCCGCTCCGCATCAGACCGAGCTAGCGCTACAGGAACAAATTGTCAGTCCACCCTTTGTGGAGTCGCACATTCACCTGGATTCGGCCATGACGGTGGGCGATCCCCGCTGGAACCAGAGCGGTACGCTGTTCGAGGGGATTGAAATTTGGCGGGAGCGCAAGCAATCGCTGACGCTGGAAGACGTGACCGAGCGGGCGATCGCCACCCTGAAGCAGCAGGCTCAGCAGGGCGTGCTGTTTGTCCGCAGCCATGCCGACGTGAGCGAACCCACGCTGACGGCACTCAAGGGGCTACTGGCGGCCCGCGAGGCCGTGAAAGACTGGATGACGCTGCAAGTGGTTGCCTTTCCGCAGGATGGCGTGTATGGTAGCCCGAAAAACGAGACGCTACTGGAAGAGGCGCTGCTGATGGGGGCCGATGTGGTCGGCGGCATTCCCCACTACGAGCTAACGCGAGAAGACGGCGTGCAGTCGATTCACAAGATTTTTGAACTGGCCGTCCAATATGACCGCCTGATCGACGTGCATTGCGACGAAATTGACGATGAGCAGTCCCGGTTTCTGGAAGTGATTGTGGCCAATGCAATTCGCACGGGCATGGGCGATCGCGTGACGGCTAGCCACACCACCGCGTTCCATTCCTACAACAATGCCTATGCCTTCAAGCTGATGGGCTTTTTGCAGCGAACCTGCATCAACTTCGTCGCCAATCCGCTGATTAACATCACCTTGCAAGGACGCGCCGACACCTATCCCAAGCGGCGCGGCGTGACGCGGGTCAAAGAACTGTGGCAGCAGGGGCAAAACGTCAGCCTCGGCCATGACTGTGTGCAAGATCCGTGGTATCCCCTGGGCACGGGCAATATGCTCGATGTGGCCAGCATGGCGGTTCACATTTGCCAGATGACGGGCGTTCCAGAGATCGACGCTTGCTACAACATGGTGACGTGGAACGGCGCAAAGACACTCCACCTCGAAGATCAGTACGGCATTGCGGTGGGCAAACCCGCGAATTTGATTGTGCTAGATGCGGGCGATCGCTACGATGCCATCCGCCGCCGCGCCACGATTCGCTACGTCATCTCACGGGGCAGGCTCATCGCCCAGACAGAACCGCCGCAACCGCAGTGGAAACTTTAG
- a CDS encoding SagB/ThcOx family dehydrogenase: MPDQRRSIAQHFHDRTKYDPTTLASKTQQLDWRNQPIPFKEYKIGTAYDLKPYLNAEPALDNGDKQWQRIARFLFCSYGLTVKMTMLNGEAVYLRAAPSAGGLYPAEVYLISRGTPQLPVGLYHYQTQTNSLLHFWETEAWKPLQEACFWHPALDATQMALVVTVVFGRSAWRYQDRAYRRIFLDAGHLLGNIELAGAINDYRPHLIGGFRDEAVNQLMYLDAAQEGAIAIVPLADLWDIDQNLPPTSTALPSAIQTDYPDIPDGRLLSYMHQMTQISGDPLPDRLPAARADGEPDQYNFPFCLKVSMESGAIAWGDHLAELEKTMLKRRSTRAYSGTDLTLEELRLLLDFTYQPAHYLDQGLDRSPDYFDLSLIETFIAISGVEGLEEGCYYYAPRAQELRQIRFKNFRRELHTLCLGQDLGRDAAAVLFHTADLQRAVAQYGDRAYRYLHMDAGHLGQRLNLAAVRLGLGVSGIGGFFDDQVNEVLGIPPDEAVLYITTLGRGRASE; encoded by the coding sequence ATGCCAGATCAACGCCGCTCGATCGCCCAGCACTTTCACGATCGCACCAAGTATGATCCCACGACGCTGGCCAGCAAGACCCAGCAGCTTGACTGGCGCAACCAGCCTATTCCCTTTAAGGAATACAAAATCGGCACAGCCTATGACCTGAAACCCTACCTCAACGCCGAACCCGCCCTAGACAACGGCGACAAGCAGTGGCAGCGGATTGCTCGCTTCCTGTTTTGCAGCTACGGGCTAACGGTGAAAATGACCATGCTGAACGGGGAAGCGGTCTATCTGCGGGCGGCTCCGTCGGCGGGCGGGCTATACCCGGCCGAGGTCTACCTGATTTCGCGGGGCACGCCCCAGCTTCCAGTAGGACTGTATCATTACCAGACCCAGACCAATTCGCTGCTGCACTTTTGGGAAACGGAAGCCTGGAAGCCGCTTCAGGAAGCCTGTTTCTGGCATCCGGCGCTGGACGCGACCCAGATGGCGCTGGTGGTGACGGTGGTGTTTGGACGATCGGCCTGGCGCTATCAAGACCGGGCCTATCGCCGAATTTTTTTGGATGCTGGGCATTTGTTGGGCAATATTGAACTGGCAGGGGCCATCAACGACTATCGCCCTCACCTGATTGGCGGCTTTCGCGATGAGGCGGTGAACCAGTTGATGTATCTGGACGCGGCGCAGGAAGGGGCGATCGCCATTGTTCCCCTAGCCGACCTGTGGGATATCGACCAAAACTTGCCGCCCACCTCGACGGCACTCCCTTCTGCCATCCAGACCGACTATCCCGACATTCCCGACGGCAGGCTGCTGAGCTACATGCACCAGATGACACAGATCAGCGGCGATCCGCTCCCCGATCGCCTGCCCGCCGCCCGCGCCGACGGCGAGCCGGATCAATACAACTTTCCGTTTTGCCTGAAGGTGTCAATGGAAAGCGGGGCGATCGCCTGGGGCGACCATCTGGCAGAGCTAGAAAAGACCATGCTCAAGCGTCGCTCCACCCGCGCCTACAGCGGGACCGACCTGACGCTGGAAGAACTGCGTCTGCTGCTCGATTTTACCTACCAGCCCGCTCACTATCTAGATCAGGGACTCGACCGATCGCCCGACTATTTCGACCTCAGCCTGATCGAAACCTTCATCGCCATTTCCGGCGTGGAGGGGCTGGAAGAAGGCTGCTACTACTACGCACCCAGGGCCCAAGAACTCCGCCAGATTCGCTTCAAAAACTTTCGGCGAGAGCTGCACACCCTCTGCCTAGGGCAAGACCTGGGCCGCGATGCGGCGGCGGTGCTGTTTCACACGGCAGATTTGCAGCGGGCGGTGGCCCAGTATGGCGATCGCGCCTATCGCTACCTGCATATGGATGCGGGACATTTGGGCCAGCGCCTCAATTTGGCGGCCGTGCGACTAGGGCTAGGAGTCAGCGGCATCGGCGGATTTTTTGACGACCAGGTGAATGAAGTGCTGGGCATTCCCCCCGATGAGGCCGTGCTGTACATTACGACACTCGGCCGGGGTCGGGCCAGCGAGTAA
- the rpsP gene encoding 30S ribosomal protein S16 — translation MVKLRLKRYGKKFEASYRIVAVKSTSRRDGRPLEELGFYNPRSDEVKLNVPAIIKRLKEGAQPTDTVRHILEKQNVFEQLKAQ, via the coding sequence ATGGTTAAGCTGCGTTTAAAGCGGTACGGCAAAAAGTTTGAGGCAAGCTACCGGATCGTTGCGGTGAAGAGTACCTCTCGTCGCGATGGTCGTCCGCTAGAAGAGTTGGGCTTCTACAATCCCCGGAGCGATGAAGTAAAGCTCAATGTGCCTGCTATCATCAAGCGCCTGAAAGAGGGCGCTCAGCCGACGGATACCGTCCGCCATATCCTCGAAAAGCAAAACGTTTTTGAACAGCTTAAGGCTCAGTGA
- a CDS encoding KH domain-containing protein, whose product MSDATAPDLPDSAATPDYVGVVKFLLEPFLESPASLKVDCEVLPRNSRVLVRVAFDGEDRGRVYGRGGRNIQAIRTVLQGIARASGYSLHLDVFGGQPAGRDEGGREAPVDRRSGSAKPMPRRSRPR is encoded by the coding sequence GTGTCCGACGCAACTGCTCCCGATTTGCCAGATTCTGCTGCGACTCCTGATTACGTAGGAGTCGTGAAGTTTTTGCTGGAGCCATTCTTGGAATCGCCAGCATCGCTAAAGGTCGATTGTGAGGTGCTGCCTCGCAACTCTAGAGTCTTGGTGCGTGTCGCGTTTGACGGCGAAGATCGGGGGCGGGTGTACGGTCGTGGCGGACGGAATATTCAAGCCATTCGCACCGTGTTGCAGGGAATTGCACGAGCCTCTGGCTACTCTCTTCATCTAGATGTGTTTGGTGGGCAACCTGCTGGACGAGACGAAGGTGGGCGGGAAGCTCCAGTTGACCGTCGTTCTGGCTCTGCCAAGCCGATGCCCCGTCGATCGCGCCCTCGATAA
- a CDS encoding PhoH family protein, with the protein MGNSAIVPFPSPESAIALAGYQEENLKLLARQTGATVVMRGQELLISGTESQVELCEKLVRSLEPYWGVGKAVTLADIFTARQALDTRRQGDLEELQRDVLARTRRGDEIRAKTFRQRQYVQAIRTHDLTFCIGPAGTGKTFLAAVLAVQALLSSQVERLILTRPAVEAGERLGFLPGDLQQKIDPYLRPLYDALYELIDPEKIAGLMERGVIEVAPLAYMRGRTLNNAFIILDEAQNTTPAQMKMVLTRLGFRSKMVVTGDVTQTDLPMNQQSGLAIAEKILRHVEGIAFCNLSKADVVRHPLVQRIVAAYEQHEA; encoded by the coding sequence ATGGGTAACTCTGCCATCGTTCCGTTTCCCAGCCCCGAAAGCGCGATCGCCCTTGCGGGCTACCAGGAAGAAAACCTGAAGCTGCTGGCTCGTCAGACGGGGGCAACGGTTGTGATGCGGGGACAGGAGCTCCTGATTTCAGGAACCGAGAGCCAGGTTGAACTGTGTGAGAAACTGGTGCGATCGCTCGAGCCCTACTGGGGAGTAGGGAAAGCCGTCACCCTGGCAGACATTTTCACCGCGCGTCAGGCGCTCGACACTCGTCGGCAGGGGGATCTAGAGGAACTCCAGCGAGACGTGCTGGCCCGCACGCGCCGGGGTGACGAGATTCGCGCCAAAACGTTTCGCCAGCGGCAATATGTCCAGGCTATTCGCACCCATGACCTGACCTTTTGCATTGGCCCGGCGGGAACCGGGAAGACGTTTCTGGCGGCAGTGCTAGCGGTGCAGGCGCTGCTGTCTAGCCAGGTGGAGCGGCTGATTCTCACCCGCCCAGCAGTAGAAGCCGGAGAGCGGCTCGGCTTTTTGCCGGGCGATTTGCAGCAAAAAATTGACCCATACCTGCGTCCGCTTTACGACGCGCTGTATGAACTCATCGACCCCGAAAAAATTGCCGGACTGATGGAACGCGGCGTGATCGAGGTTGCGCCCCTGGCCTACATGCGCGGACGCACGCTAAACAATGCTTTTATCATCCTCGACGAAGCGCAAAATACCACGCCTGCCCAGATGAAAATGGTGCTGACCCGGCTGGGCTTTCGTTCCAAGATGGTGGTCACGGGCGACGTGACGCAGACCGACTTGCCCATGAATCAGCAGTCTGGATTGGCGATCGCCGAAAAGATTCTGCGCCATGTCGAGGGCATCGCCTTTTGCAATCTTTCCAAGGCGGACGTGGTGCGCCATCCCCTAGTGCAGCGGATTGTGGCAGCTTACGAGCAGCATGAAGCGTAG
- a CDS encoding DNA-formamidopyrimidine glycosylase: MPELPEVETVRRGLNQTTLSQPIVGADVLLDRTIAHPALPTEFVAGLRGLAIAQWRRRGKYLLAELVDAANQPAGYLGVHLRMTGQLLWVAQDAPLQKHCRVRLFFPENRELRFVDQRTFGQLWWVPGDRPPESVITGLQALGPEPLSDDFSVDYFARWLRGRQRPIKNALLDQSLVAGIGNIYADEALFLSGIRPQTLCARLKPKQIQRLHHAIRDVLQTAIANKGTTFSDFRDVQGINGNYGGVAWVYNRDGEPCRVCNAPILRLKMAGRSAHYCKACQR; the protein is encoded by the coding sequence ATGCCCGAACTTCCCGAAGTAGAGACAGTCCGCCGAGGGCTAAACCAAACGACGCTCAGCCAGCCCATTGTCGGGGCGGATGTGCTGCTCGATCGCACGATCGCCCATCCCGCTTTACCCACTGAGTTCGTTGCAGGGCTACGGGGGCTGGCGATCGCCCAGTGGCGGCGGCGCGGCAAGTATTTGCTAGCAGAATTGGTGGACGCAGCCAACCAGCCCGCTGGCTATCTCGGTGTGCATCTGCGGATGACGGGGCAGTTGCTCTGGGTGGCGCAGGATGCTCCATTGCAAAAGCACTGTCGAGTGCGGCTGTTTTTTCCAGAGAACCGAGAACTGCGGTTTGTGGATCAGCGCACCTTTGGGCAACTGTGGTGGGTTCCGGGCGATCGCCCGCCGGAATCCGTCATCACCGGACTGCAAGCCCTTGGCCCAGAGCCGCTTTCCGACGATTTTTCGGTAGACTATTTTGCCCGGTGGCTACGCGGCCGCCAGCGCCCCATTAAGAATGCCTTACTAGACCAATCCCTCGTCGCAGGCATTGGCAACATCTACGCCGACGAGGCCCTGTTTCTCAGCGGTATTCGCCCGCAGACCCTCTGCGCCCGACTGAAGCCGAAGCAAATTCAGCGGCTCCACCACGCCATTCGAGACGTGCTGCAAACGGCGATCGCCAACAAGGGCACCACCTTTAGCGACTTTCGTGACGTGCAGGGCATCAATGGCAACTACGGCGGCGTGGCCTGGGTTTACAACCGCGACGGCGAACCCTGCCGCGTATGCAACGCCCCGATCCTGCGGCTCAAGATGGCCGGGCGATCGGCGCACTATTGCAAGGCGTGTCAGCGGTGA
- the hemW gene encoding radical SAM family heme chaperone HemW, translating to MAAQQIATVSPAASKAKPQDEVPTAAYLHIPFCRRRCFYCDFPISVVGDRARGETSGTIAQYVEVLEREILITGQDGRSPLETVFFGGGTPSLLSVAQVDRLLTRLDQHFGIATQAEISVEMDPGTFDLSYVQGYRAAGVNRISLGVQSFQADSLQACGRTHRPEDIPLAVDLIRRAGLDNYSLDLISGLPHLTLERWQEDLDRAIALDPAHLSIYDLTVEPGTAFAQRYRPGEAPLPTDEATAQMYRLAQQVLTQRGFQHYEISNYARPGYSCRHNRVYWENRPYYGFGMGAASYVNHQRFSRPRTRREYFQWVETLEAAGGRLAHPTTPPQERLLDTLMLGLRLADGLDLLRLELEFGKGAIARILTCLQPYVQRGWVDQTPSRIRLTDPEGFLFSNVVLSDLFETLSESPV from the coding sequence ATGGCAGCCCAACAGATCGCAACAGTTTCGCCTGCTGCTTCTAAAGCCAAACCTCAAGACGAAGTTCCAACGGCGGCCTATCTCCATATTCCCTTTTGCCGTCGCCGCTGTTTCTATTGCGACTTCCCGATTTCGGTGGTGGGCGATCGCGCTCGTGGCGAAACATCGGGAACCATCGCCCAGTATGTCGAGGTGCTGGAGCGAGAAATCCTGATCACTGGGCAAGACGGGCGATCGCCGCTGGAAACCGTCTTCTTTGGGGGTGGCACGCCCTCGCTGCTGTCGGTGGCGCAGGTCGATCGGCTGCTGACGAGGCTCGATCAGCACTTCGGCATTGCGACGCAGGCAGAAATTTCAGTGGAAATGGACCCTGGAACCTTTGACCTGAGCTATGTCCAGGGCTATAGGGCCGCTGGGGTCAATCGCATCAGCCTGGGCGTGCAGTCGTTTCAGGCAGACTCGCTGCAAGCCTGCGGCCGCACCCACAGGCCAGAAGACATTCCCCTGGCGGTAGACCTGATTCGTCGCGCTGGGCTAGATAACTACAGCCTGGACTTGATTTCGGGATTGCCGCACCTGACGCTGGAGCGCTGGCAGGAAGACCTAGATCGGGCGATCGCCCTCGATCCCGCCCACCTGTCTATCTATGACCTCACGGTGGAACCGGGCACGGCCTTTGCCCAGCGCTATCGGCCCGGCGAAGCGCCCCTCCCCACCGACGAAGCCACCGCCCAGATGTATCGCCTCGCCCAGCAGGTGTTGACCCAGCGCGGCTTCCAGCACTACGAAATCTCGAACTACGCCCGCCCCGGCTACTCGTGTCGCCACAACCGGGTTTACTGGGAAAATCGCCCCTACTACGGCTTTGGCATGGGCGCGGCCAGCTACGTGAACCATCAGCGCTTTAGCCGTCCCCGCACCCGCCGCGAATATTTCCAGTGGGTGGAAACGCTAGAGGCCGCAGGCGGCAGGCTGGCGCATCCCACCACGCCCCCCCAAGAACGGCTACTCGATACGCTGATGCTGGGGCTGCGCCTGGCCGACGGGCTGGATCTGCTTAGGCTAGAACTGGAGTTTGGCAAGGGGGCGATCGCCCGCATTCTCACTTGCCTGCAACCCTACGTTCAGCGCGGCTGGGTCGATCAAACGCCCTCCCGTATTCGCCTGACCGACCCAGAGGGCTTCCTATTCTCCAATGTCGTGCTGTCGGATTTGTTTGAGACGCTGAGCGAATCGCCCGTTTAA
- a CDS encoding PIN/TRAM domain-containing protein has protein sequence MLDAIIILSFIVAGAGIGYFSVDLLPMDALDQVTNREGLGLVTGGFGGLLGLALGLVAQTSYRRVERQVREMPVDMLLSRSVGLVLGLLVANLLLAPIFLLPIPTEFAFIKPLAAILGSVIFAFSGVNLADAHGRSLLRLINPNSVETLLVAEGTLKPAAAKVLDTSCIIDGRIEDILATGFIEGQILVPQFVLQELQQVADASSDQKRVRGRRGLDILNRIKEAYPDRIAIHPADYDDIPTVDAKLVRLAQDINGMLLTNDYNLNKVASLQQVPVLNINDLAQAIRPTYLPGDTFDLKILKQGKEPAQGVGYLNDGTMVVVEEGGDYIGDEICVLVTGALQTSAGRMIFARPEQSSAVPRG, from the coding sequence ATGCTTGACGCAATCATCATTCTTTCATTCATTGTAGCGGGCGCAGGGATCGGCTATTTCAGCGTCGATTTGCTGCCGATGGACGCGCTCGACCAGGTGACGAACCGCGAGGGACTGGGCTTGGTGACGGGTGGCTTTGGCGGGCTGCTGGGGCTGGCACTGGGGCTGGTGGCGCAGACATCCTATCGGCGCGTCGAGCGGCAGGTGCGCGAAATGCCGGTGGATATGCTGCTCAGCCGTTCAGTGGGGCTGGTGCTGGGGCTACTGGTGGCGAACCTGCTGCTGGCTCCGATTTTTCTGCTGCCCATTCCCACAGAATTTGCCTTTATCAAGCCACTGGCCGCGATTTTGGGCAGCGTAATTTTTGCCTTTTCGGGGGTAAATCTGGCGGATGCTCACGGGCGATCGCTCCTGCGCCTGATCAACCCCAACAGTGTTGAAACGCTGCTAGTGGCTGAGGGTACGCTCAAGCCCGCTGCGGCAAAAGTGCTAGACACAAGCTGCATCATCGACGGACGCATCGAAGACATCCTGGCGACAGGCTTTATTGAAGGGCAAATTCTAGTACCGCAGTTTGTGCTGCAAGAGCTTCAGCAGGTGGCAGATGCCTCCAGCGACCAGAAGCGGGTGCGCGGGCGGCGCGGGCTGGATATCCTCAACCGCATCAAGGAAGCCTATCCCGACCGCATCGCCATCCACCCGGCCGACTATGACGACATTCCCACCGTTGATGCCAAGCTAGTGCGGCTGGCGCAAGATATCAACGGAATGCTGCTGACCAATGACTACAACCTCAACAAGGTCGCCAGTTTGCAGCAGGTGCCCGTGCTGAATATCAATGACCTGGCCCAAGCGATCCGCCCGACCTATCTGCCCGGAGACACCTTCGACCTAAAGATTTTGAAGCAGGGCAAGGAACCCGCGCAGGGCGTGGGCTATCTCAACGACGGCACGATGGTCGTGGTGGAGGAAGGGGGCGACTATATTGGCGATGAAATCTGCGTACTGGTGACGGGGGCGCTGCAAACGTCGGCGGGGCGCATGATCTTTGCCCGCCCGGAGCAGTCTTCGGCGGTGCCACGCGGATAG
- a CDS encoding class I SAM-dependent methyltransferase has product MAKDRAAGSSPKGPSGNSLASFLGDRADEWQPQLAAVARRFNQEYQREPFDLPAEVTEMPIYQEWQAGLLTAKIASPFWDVAQPKKQQRCLDIGCGVSFLIYPWRDWEAVFYGQEISQVARDTLNARGPQLNSKLFKGVQPGPAHQLQYEADQFDLAIATGFSCYYPLDYWKAVLTEVQRVLKPGGMFVFDVIDPDSPLAENWAILETYLGAEVFLEPLSTWQDLLKTHKAQVMKKQPGELFYLYRVKFS; this is encoded by the coding sequence ATGGCAAAAGATCGAGCGGCTGGGTCATCGCCAAAGGGCCCGTCAGGAAACAGTCTGGCGAGCTTTTTGGGCGATCGCGCTGACGAATGGCAGCCCCAGCTTGCGGCTGTTGCCCGCCGATTCAACCAGGAATATCAGCGAGAGCCGTTTGACCTGCCCGCCGAAGTGACCGAAATGCCCATTTACCAGGAGTGGCAGGCGGGTCTGCTCACTGCAAAAATCGCCTCGCCCTTTTGGGACGTTGCCCAGCCCAAAAAGCAGCAGCGCTGTCTGGACATTGGCTGCGGCGTGAGCTTTCTGATCTATCCCTGGCGCGACTGGGAGGCTGTGTTCTATGGGCAGGAAATCAGCCAGGTGGCGCGAGACACGCTCAACGCCCGCGGTCCCCAGCTCAACTCCAAGCTGTTCAAAGGCGTGCAGCCTGGCCCGGCGCATCAGCTTCAGTACGAAGCGGATCAGTTTGACCTGGCGATCGCCACTGGGTTTAGCTGCTACTACCCGCTGGACTATTGGAAAGCCGTCCTGACCGAGGTGCAGCGCGTCCTCAAACCCGGCGGCATGTTTGTGTTCGATGTTATTGATCCCGATTCACCCCTGGCCGAAAACTGGGCCATTTTGGAAACTTATCTGGGAGCAGAGGTGTTTCTGGAACCCCTCAGCACGTGGCAGGACTTGCTGAAGACCCACAAGGCACAGGTGATGAAAAAACAGCCCGGTGAACTCTTTTATCTCTATCGGGTCAAGTTTAGCTAA
- a CDS encoding NADPH-dependent FMN reductase has product MVKIVGIAGSLRPGSYSHKALAIAAERVRALGAEVEILDLRSLHLPFCDGGDDYSDYPDVARLQQAFRQADGIILATPEYHGSVSGVLKNALDLMGFEEFTDKVVGNISVLGGQPNSNALNDLRTILRWVHAWVIPEQVAIGQAWKAFDAEGNLSDEALSKRFDAFAKSLVENTRKLRSVAVSA; this is encoded by the coding sequence ATGGTCAAAATCGTGGGGATTGCTGGGAGTTTGCGTCCAGGTTCCTATAGTCACAAAGCACTGGCGATCGCCGCCGAGCGAGTCCGGGCGTTAGGAGCCGAGGTAGAAATTCTGGATCTGCGATCGCTCCATCTCCCTTTTTGCGATGGCGGCGACGACTATTCCGACTATCCCGATGTAGCCCGCTTACAGCAAGCGTTTCGTCAGGCAGACGGCATCATTCTGGCAACCCCGGAATATCACGGCAGCGTCAGCGGCGTGCTGAAAAATGCCCTCGATTTGATGGGCTTTGAAGAATTTACCGACAAGGTAGTGGGCAACATCAGCGTCCTGGGTGGACAGCCCAATAGCAACGCGCTCAACGACCTGCGAACCATCCTGCGCTGGGTTCACGCCTGGGTGATTCCAGAGCAAGTGGCGATCGGGCAAGCCTGGAAAGCGTTTGATGCTGAGGGCAACCTGAGTGATGAAGCCCTCTCCAAGCGCTTTGATGCCTTTGCTAAAAGCCTGGTCGAAAACACCCGAAAGCTCCGCTCCGTCGCTGTATCGGCTTGA
- a CDS encoding 2Fe-2S iron-sulfur cluster-binding protein → MAKTVRLEPIAQETSVETNGNLLSVLINKDLDVLRECGGRGMCATCHVYVTEGMNQLSPINRREQRTLEVITTCRPNSRLACQARVQGNGVTVELPAGMYINSLQDIEVLIGRRAEQNLLHPITGQVLVEEGKLITRSMMKQLEATPTFRVSEYFSNSSEA, encoded by the coding sequence ATGGCTAAAACTGTCCGCCTGGAACCGATTGCTCAAGAAACCTCAGTCGAAACCAACGGCAACTTGCTCTCTGTTTTAATTAACAAAGATCTGGATGTCTTACGTGAATGCGGCGGACGGGGCATGTGCGCCACCTGCCATGTCTATGTCACTGAAGGCATGAACCAGCTCTCGCCGATCAACCGCCGAGAACAGCGGACCCTGGAAGTCATTACCACCTGCCGCCCAAACTCCCGCCTTGCCTGCCAGGCCCGCGTCCAGGGCAACGGGGTCACCGTCGAGCTACCGGCCGGGATGTATATCAACTCGCTGCAAGACATTGAGGTGCTGATCGGGCGACGGGCAGAGCAAAACCTGCTGCACCCGATTACGGGTCAAGTGCTGGTGGAAGAGGGCAAGCTGATTACTCGCTCCATGATGAAGCAGTTGGAAGCCACGCCGACCTTCAGAGTGTCGGAATACTTCTCCAATAGCAGTGAGGCTTAG
- a CDS encoding LysR family transcriptional regulator, protein MADLPFTLDQLRILKAIAAEGSFKRAADSLYVSQPAVSLQVQNLERQLDVPLFDRGGRRAQLTEAGHLLLSYGDRILSLCEETCRAIEDLQNLQGGTLIVGASQTTGTYLLPRMIGVFRKQYPEVAVQLHVHSTRRTAWSVANGQIDLAIIGGEVPPELQESLEIIPYAEDELALILPAYHPLARQGMVQKDDLYKLQFITLDSQSTIRKVIDQVLTRSGIETRRLKVEMELNSIEAIKNAVQSGLGAAFVSISAIEKELQMDVLKRTRIEDVVVNRMLSVIVNPNRYRSKAAQAFIEEVLPQFSTHVPSPAHDGHGSMAAAVLPVET, encoded by the coding sequence ATGGCTGACCTTCCTTTCACACTGGATCAGTTACGGATTCTCAAGGCGATCGCCGCCGAGGGAAGCTTCAAGCGAGCGGCCGACAGCCTCTATGTGTCGCAGCCTGCCGTCAGCTTGCAGGTGCAAAACCTGGAGCGCCAGCTAGATGTACCGCTGTTTGACCGGGGCGGTCGGCGGGCCCAGCTCACAGAAGCGGGGCATCTGCTGCTCAGCTATGGCGATCGCATTTTGTCCCTTTGTGAAGAAACCTGCCGCGCCATCGAAGACCTGCAAAACCTCCAGGGCGGGACGCTGATCGTAGGGGCCAGCCAGACCACCGGAACTTACCTGCTGCCTCGCATGATCGGCGTGTTTCGCAAGCAGTATCCCGAAGTCGCCGTCCAGCTTCACGTCCACTCCACCCGACGCACGGCCTGGAGCGTCGCCAACGGGCAGATCGACCTAGCGATTATCGGCGGAGAAGTGCCTCCCGAATTACAGGAATCTTTAGAAATTATTCCCTATGCCGAAGACGAACTAGCACTCATCCTGCCTGCCTATCACCCGCTGGCTCGCCAAGGCATGGTGCAAAAAGACGACCTCTACAAGCTCCAGTTCATCACCCTCGATTCGCAGTCCACAATTCGCAAAGTGATTGATCAGGTTCTCACGCGCAGCGGCATTGAAACGCGCCGCCTGAAGGTGGAAATGGAGCTAAACTCTATCGAAGCCATCAAAAACGCGGTGCAGTCGGGGCTAGGCGCTGCCTTTGTCTCGATTTCAGCGATTGAGAAAGAGCTACAAATGGACGTGCTAAAGCGCACCCGCATCGAAGATGTGGTGGTCAATCGGATGCTGTCGGTGATTGTGAACCCCAACCGCTATCGCTCCAAGGCGGCCCAGGCCTTTATTGAAGAAGTGTTGCCCCAGTTTTCCACCCATGTCCCCAGTCCTGCCCATGACGGTCATGGATCGATGGCAGCAGCGGTGTTGCCCGTCGAAACCTGA